A segment of the Pedobacter faecalis genome:
TTCCAAAAGTGCACGCTCTTCATCCGTGCATTTGCCTGCCGCATACTTCTCTAAAATATCTTTAAAATCGGGTTTCTTCATTTAGGTTACACATAAAAAGCTATTCGCCTTTCCTATATGTCGGTTGTGCGCCGCTTTGGTAGTAGATAAAGTTTGAAAAAAAATCAATTTTTTAATGCTCACCTGAAATATGCCGCAAAAAAGGCCAAAACGAGCATATAATAGTTCTGAAACTTGGGTCTTAGCAACTTTACCGCATTGCTGATTTGCTTTTTAACCGTCTTATCCGAAATATTTAAGGTTTCGGCAATCTCCTTGTGAGACATTTCACCCTTCCGGCTCAGCAAAAACACTTCTCTCATCTTTTCAGGCAAATTATCAATTTCCCGATCCATCTCTGCCCTGATTTCCTTTTCTATTAAAGCATTGTCAGTACTGATATTACCCGCCTCTACATAATTATTAAATGAGTCAGCATAGTTGTCGCGCACCTTTTGTCTACTCATAGCGTCAAATACCTTATACCTTACGGCACTGTACAAATAATTCGATAAGGAACCAGTGATCTCTATAGACGGACCCTTGGCTAAAAAAGACATGAAAATTTCCTGCACCACGTCCTTAGCGTCATCCCCGGACCTAAGCACCTTACTTGCCGCCACATATAGCAATTGCCAGTAGCGTTCATAAATTACATTGAAAGCAAGCTCATCCCCGGCCTTCAACCGGGATAGAAGTTCAAAATCACTAATGTTAGCTTTATCTTTCATTTTCCAAAGGGAACCCTCACTCCCGTTGTTATCAAGTAAAACATTATACGTTGCGGTGCGACCGATATCCTAAAGTACGACTTTTTCAGATAATTAATACACAACCGAACAATCTGGGGCAAAGATATAAAAATCTACAGTATTAGTAGACTTTATTTTACTATTCAGCCTGATCCTTAAACCTCACCCTGATAAACCTTGGCCTGTACATCTGCGGATCATCAGCGAGGTCTTTTAAAAAATCAAAAGAGTTCACATTATAACTAATCAAAAGCTCTGCCGGAGCAGACAAATGCGGATACGCTTTAGCATTATACACAAAATAAGACTTCTTGGTTAGTGCCGGGCTACAGTCATACAACCTTATTATAGGTCCAAAGGGCCCTACTGGTGTGTCTCCTATGCGCATAGCAACATGACGGCCCATGCCTCCCTCCTGAAAAACCAATGCGTATCTTCCATCCGGTAGCGCTGATACGCTGAGTTCGTTAGAAACCCTGTCGGTAACCGGGGCCGACTTCATCATATCGGTCTGCCAGGCATTGCCGTCCCAAAACCGCCAGCGGTTATAACGTTCAAAATCTTCCGGTTTCACGCGCGCCACGAGCATTTTCTTAGCCTGACCCCTCACACCGTATACATAAACATAGCCATCCGGGGCCGGAGCGCCAGCCACTTTGGTGTTCACGTAAATTCCGGCGCCAAAGGAACCCATCTCACCTGTCTCCTTCGAAATAAAAAAGGGCGTGTCTTTCTGATCGTACCAGGAAGACTTAAAACTGCCATGCTGCGTTTCCACTGCACCAATTGCTGAAGGATCTATCTTCAACAAGGTGTTTCCGACTTCTTCAAAGCCAAATGTACCGTCAGATACCTGTTTCACCCGATAGCCAAAAATAAACATGCGGTTCAGCGCCGTATTAAAAAAACCATCGCCCAGCCAGAAATAGTCGGTCGGACCAGTCTTCGGCGTTTTCGGAATAAAGACGGTCTCTGCTTTTCCGTTTGGATGCTTGTCCCAATAAAAGTTCAGACTATCGCCGACTGGCTTCTGGCCTCTCATGATTGCAAAAGAGTTATGGACCATTACCGCACCGGGAGCCATTTTACCCGCTGTAATTTCACCCACCATGCTGTCGCTGAAGATGAACATGGTTTTTGCAGAAGCGCTACCGCCAGATTCCGAACCGTTGAAGGGTATCGCGTAAATACCGTCGCCGCCAAACCAACCCTTGGTGCGGGTAAACAAGGCCGACCATTCGGGAGCTTCTTCAACCGTAAATTTCAGATCAGATTGTGCACCTGCCTCAGAAAACACCAGGAAGCATCCACAAAAAAGAGACAAAATTCTTTTCATTTATTCCATTTGCTTGCTAAAATGCCAAACTAGGAATAAAATCCCTTACACGGGGAACGAACCAGCGTCTAATTTTAAATCTTTTACGCAGCATGTTAGGATCTTTAAGAAAATCTATAGCCTTAAGAGGACTTGCTCGTACCGTGCGTGTCATCCTTATCCTGCCTTCCGGTCCATCGCCGGTTAGGGCGCCAACTTTATCCAGCACATCCCCTGCATTACTGCCCAACTGCTCGTCGCTAGCCTCAATATCTGGTGTAAAACCTGAAAAATATCCTCCCTTTCCAGCGGCGTTATAAATCAAGAAGCTCGGCACATGCAGCGTATAGCGATCTACAACTATACCGAAAGAGCCTACCGGTTTCCCATAAGTCTTTGTCCCTATCAGGGTGACCGGAACATAGGGCTTCATCACATTAATCAACAATTCACTGGCCGATGCGGTGTTTTCATTCACAATAAAGCACAGCCTTTTTAAGGATGTCAGCGCGCCTTTCTTTTGGAAACGGATCGTATTGGCAGCAATGGAGAAGTCGATGTCCGCATACGTTGCAGGCCGGCCGCCAACATAAACAACCCTGCCGTTTTCATCTTTGTATAGCTGATGCTTTAAGATCTTTGCCCTACCCGACTGCATTTCAGTGTTAAATTCTTGTGTATACATCGTCTTTTCGTTCATCGATGGCAGTGCAAGCAAATCTGCAATATACTCTGCCGTCTCCGTATATCCGCCCATGTTCCCCCGTAAATCAATGATCAGGGAGGTGATGCCCTGTGGCTGCGCAAAGAGCTCAAAAGCTTCATCCAGCAAACTGGTCATTGACGATAACACATAGAATTGGGTAAACCTGAGGTAACCAATATCGCCCTGTCTGACTGCTTCCAACTGGCCTGTGGCCGATAATTCGTCAGACTGCCCATTGGCAGCCGCCACCCGGCCATAACCATCGCTTTCCTCGATGAAACTGTATTTAGAAAAACCCGGCAGTGCGGTATACTCGTAGGGTTTTGAAGTAAGCGGATTCACAGCATAAGTCGTCAGGTCAAACACCGTCTTTTTCAGATTGAGGAGCTCCGACGCGGCAGCCGAATGATATTTCCTGGGATTGAATGCGCGATAGTCCGGCAACGCTTCATGCCAGACATACACATGCCGGGCATAAAGAAAAACAGAGTCCAGCGTTAGTTCAGCGCGAGTTCCTGAGGCGGGCGATTCCAGCTCCGGCTCAGCTACGTCTGGCTTTCTGCAAGCCGCAATGCTGCTGACTGTCACCGTCAGCAGCGCAAACTTTAGCCAGGCGCAAAATTTCATGCTATTTCGTAGTCAGGTCCTTACTGCCTGCCTTACTAA
Coding sequences within it:
- a CDS encoding S41 family peptidase; the protein is MKFCAWLKFALLTVTVSSIAACRKPDVAEPELESPASGTRAELTLDSVFLYARHVYVWHEALPDYRAFNPRKYHSAAASELLNLKKTVFDLTTYAVNPLTSKPYEYTALPGFSKYSFIEESDGYGRVAAANGQSDELSATGQLEAVRQGDIGYLRFTQFYVLSSMTSLLDEAFELFAQPQGITSLIIDLRGNMGGYTETAEYIADLLALPSMNEKTMYTQEFNTEMQSGRAKILKHQLYKDENGRVVYVGGRPATYADIDFSIAANTIRFQKKGALTSLKRLCFIVNENTASASELLINVMKPYVPVTLIGTKTYGKPVGSFGIVVDRYTLHVPSFLIYNAAGKGGYFSGFTPDIEASDEQLGSNAGDVLDKVGALTGDGPEGRIRMTRTVRASPLKAIDFLKDPNMLRKRFKIRRWFVPRVRDFIPSLAF
- a CDS encoding DUF4185 domain-containing protein, which codes for MKRILSLFCGCFLVFSEAGAQSDLKFTVEEAPEWSALFTRTKGWFGGDGIYAIPFNGSESGGSASAKTMFIFSDSMVGEITAGKMAPGAVMVHNSFAIMRGQKPVGDSLNFYWDKHPNGKAETVFIPKTPKTGPTDYFWLGDGFFNTALNRMFIFGYRVKQVSDGTFGFEEVGNTLLKIDPSAIGAVETQHGSFKSSWYDQKDTPFFISKETGEMGSFGAGIYVNTKVAGAPAPDGYVYVYGVRGQAKKMLVARVKPEDFERYNRWRFWDGNAWQTDMMKSAPVTDRVSNELSVSALPDGRYALVFQEGGMGRHVAMRIGDTPVGPFGPIIRLYDCSPALTKKSYFVYNAKAYPHLSAPAELLISYNVNSFDFLKDLADDPQMYRPRFIRVRFKDQAE
- a CDS encoding RNA polymerase sigma factor — protein: MKDKANISDFELLSRLKAGDELAFNVIYERYWQLLYVAASKVLRSGDDAKDVVQEIFMSFLAKGPSIEITGSLSNYLYSAVRYKVFDAMSRQKVRDNYADSFNNYVEAGNISTDNALIEKEIRAEMDREIDNLPEKMREVFLLSRKGEMSHKEIAETLNISDKTVKKQISNAVKLLRPKFQNYYMLVLAFFAAYFR